The window CGCCCCCACTCGGCCAGTGCCCGCGGGAACGACGGGCCGGTCCCGAGGTACCCGGCGACGAACGCCGCCTTCGGCGAGCGTGCGTGCGCCCGGGCGAGGACGGCCCCGCACATCCGCGCGTAGTCGAAGAACTGCACCGCGTTCATCGACGGGATCTCGAACGACGCGTTCCTGTTGCGGAACTGGCGCATGTAGAACGCGAAACCCTCCACGCGCAGGAAGCCGAGGAACGGATCCGACACCGCCTGCAGGATGCGCTGGCACGACACCACGCGGTAGCCCTGCTCGTCCGGGAGCAGCGACAGGTCCAGGTAGCCGGGCAGCGGGGCGACCCCGCCGAACCGCTCGACGACGGACGCCTCCGCCTCCTTCAGCTGCAGCAGCACGACCTCCCCGGTCGGCCCCTGCAGCGCGATGACGAAGCAGCGCGTGCCGACGCTGCCGACGCCGACCACACGGCGTGCGACGTCGTCGAGGCGGAGCTGCGAGGTCAGGAGGGCGGTGTTCGGCGGCAGGGTCGCGCGGTAGCTCTCATAGGCTCCCTGGGCCAGCGCCTGTACCTCGGGCTCGGCCCGCCGCAGGATCGGCGGCCGATCGATGAAGCGCAGCACACCGTTCTCGTCGGTCTCCAGCGTCTTGCGGGCGACGTGCTCGCTGGTCCGCTTGCGCGACTCCTTGGTGACCCGGTCGATGAGGCTCAGCATGTCGGCGCTGAGCAGCCGGCTCTCGCGGGCGGAGGTGACGGAGCTCGGGGTGAAGTACCGGGTGATCAGCGGGTTCTGCAGCGCCCGGGCCAGCCAGATCCGGTAGGCGGATGCGGTCGCCTGCGCGGCCTCCATCACGAAGTCGGCGGGAAGGGGGATCGCCCGCCCGGCGATGACGACGCTGGCGACGAGCCGCTTCACGTCCCACTCCCACGGTCCGACCGTCGACTCGTCGAAGTCGTTGATGTCGAAGACCATGGCGTTCTCGGGCGAGCGGTAGATGCCGAAGTTCGAGAGGTGCGCGTCCCCGCAGACGACGACCTCCGCGCCGGTCGACGGGGCCGAGCGCAGATCGGCGGC is drawn from Leifsonia shinshuensis and contains these coding sequences:
- a CDS encoding DUF2252 domain-containing protein, whose translation is MTLDIAETGERAESPLSAAELFEAGRAARTTLPRSAHAEYVPPPGRDPIGILRAQHENRLQNLIDLRVERMSADAFAFYRGTAAIQAADLRSAPSTGAEVVVCGDAHLSNFGIYRSPENAMVFDINDFDESTVGPWEWDVKRLVASVVIAGRAIPLPADFVMEAAQATASAYRIWLARALQNPLITRYFTPSSVTSARESRLLSADMLSLIDRVTKESRKRTSEHVARKTLETDENGVLRFIDRPPILRRAEPEVQALAQGAYESYRATLPPNTALLTSQLRLDDVARRVVGVGSVGTRCFVIALQGPTGEVVLLQLKEAEASVVERFGGVAPLPGYLDLSLLPDEQGYRVVSCQRILQAVSDPFLGFLRVEGFAFYMRQFRNRNASFEIPSMNAVQFFDYARMCGAVLARAHARSPKAAFVAGYLGTGPSFPRALAEWGRRYADQAEADYAEFVAAARDGVFAVA